In Bacteroidales bacterium, one DNA window encodes the following:
- a CDS encoding chemotaxis protein CheW — MSEEESSNAYLTFKLGEEEFGAHVSQVLNILEMIKITGVPKTPDFMKGVINLRGMVLPVIDARIKFGLPETEYTSN; from the coding sequence ATGAGTGAAGAAGAATCATCCAATGCTTATTTAACTTTCAAACTGGGAGAAGAGGAGTTCGGAGCACATGTCAGCCAGGTTTTAAATATACTGGAGATGATAAAGATCACGGGAGTCCCCAAAACACCAGATTTTATGAAAGGAGTGATCAATCTGAGGGGTATGGTCCTCCCGGTTATTGATGCCCGGATAAAGTTCGGACTGCCGGAAACCGAGTACACAAGCAAT
- a CDS encoding B12-binding domain-containing radical SAM protein has protein sequence MKISLIAVKPKHSAYGLFSIDPLGPAYLGTMLSGRGHRVTVYDESRAPVFNEKKGKLHSALLDSDFIGLSVISPAASRALRMLKAIRSQIPGVRTAVGGPHLLGDEQAKEFAQYADVVVQKEAENILDELVNGDLNGIVEGTIVENLDSLPIPDLGLVDQSKKKLLDFFKLTPISTARGCPRNCEFCSVSNIHGKKVRRRSPELVMQELRQRLNEGYQRIFFVDDNFSVQPSKRTPLLEAMIAEREKGRWFESMIIQDEVPALLKGGETYVEMLKRAGIKTVMLGVESFDDEKLRAMHKTHNKTDSEKAIRMLRKHGLIIYAFGMAKPEIDDKKSIRTQFRKLKEEGVTYADMTIETPIPGTEYWEEYKDRLTAMDHGSPDWDEWTFLAPVIPTKHMSQKAFQKEVKKSMQRFYSPLRALKEILKGKLRKGLTVLYVWFTTGRMYS, from the coding sequence ATGAAAATATCATTAATAGCTGTCAAACCCAAACATAGTGCCTACGGATTGTTCAGTATTGATCCTTTAGGACCCGCTTATCTGGGTACCATGTTAAGTGGGCGGGGGCATCGGGTTACCGTGTACGATGAATCCAGGGCACCGGTTTTCAATGAAAAAAAGGGCAAGCTCCATTCTGCTTTGCTGGATTCGGATTTTATAGGGTTATCGGTCATTTCACCTGCAGCCTCCAGGGCCTTGCGTATGTTAAAGGCCATCCGCAGTCAAATTCCCGGTGTAAGAACTGCGGTTGGCGGGCCGCATTTATTGGGTGATGAACAGGCAAAAGAATTTGCCCAATACGCAGATGTTGTTGTGCAAAAAGAGGCGGAAAATATACTTGATGAACTTGTCAATGGAGATTTGAATGGCATTGTGGAGGGCACCATTGTGGAAAACCTGGATTCATTGCCCATCCCCGATCTGGGCTTGGTGGATCAATCGAAAAAGAAATTACTGGATTTCTTTAAATTAACCCCTATATCTACGGCCCGTGGTTGTCCGCGTAATTGTGAATTTTGCAGTGTCAGTAACATCCATGGTAAAAAGGTACGGCGACGATCGCCTGAGCTGGTGATGCAGGAACTCAGGCAACGATTGAACGAGGGTTATCAACGCATTTTTTTCGTGGATGACAATTTTTCGGTTCAGCCTTCAAAGAGAACGCCCCTCCTGGAGGCCATGATTGCTGAAAGGGAGAAAGGCAGGTGGTTTGAGAGCATGATCATCCAGGATGAGGTGCCTGCGCTATTGAAGGGAGGCGAGACGTATGTTGAGATGCTAAAAAGGGCCGGAATAAAAACCGTAATGCTTGGCGTGGAAAGCTTTGACGATGAGAAGCTCCGGGCAATGCATAAGACCCATAATAAAACCGACTCGGAAAAAGCAATCCGGATGCTGCGCAAACATGGTTTGATCATCTATGCTTTTGGTATGGCCAAACCGGAAATTGATGATAAAAAAAGCATCAGGACCCAATTCAGGAAGTTAAAAGAAGAAGGGGTGACTTATGCCGACATGACCATTGAAACTCCAATCCCGGGCACTGAGTATTGGGAAGAATACAAAGACCGGTTAACGGCTATGGATCACGGGTCACCCGACTGGGATGAATGGACCTTCCTGGCTCCTGTGATCCCTACCAAACATATGAGTCAGAAAGCCTTTCAAAAGGAAGTGAAGAAGAGCATGCAGCGATTCTATTCTCCACTGCGTGCATTGAAAGAAATTTTAAAGGGGAAGCTCCGTAAAGGTCTGACGGTACTCTATGTGTGGTTTACTACGGGAAGGATGTATTCTTAG